A region from the Coffea eugenioides isolate CCC68of chromosome 9, Ceug_1.0, whole genome shotgun sequence genome encodes:
- the LOC113782925 gene encoding homeobox-leucine zipper protein ATHB-14-like — protein sequence MALSIHRDSISGGSKQQQMDNSKYVRYTPEQVEALERVYAECPKPSSLRRQQLIRECPILSNIEPKQIKVWFQNRRCREKQRKEASRLQTVNRKLSAMNKLLMEENDRLQKQVSQLVYENGYMRTQIQTVSTATTDTSCESVVMTGQQQQQNPTQHPQRDANNPAGLLAVAEETLAEFLGKATGTAVDWVQMIGMKPGPDSIGIVAVSRNCSGVAARACGLVSLEPTKVAEILKDRPSWFRDCRCLDVLSVIPTGNGGTIELIYMQTYAPTTLASARDFWTLRYTTSLEDGSLVICERSLTSSTGGPTGPPSTCFVRAEMLPSGCLIRPCEGGGSIVHIVDHIDLDVWSVPEVLRPLYESSKILAQKMTMAALRHIRQIAQETSGEVHYSGGRQPAVLRALSQRLCRGFNDAVNGFVDDGWSIMGSDGAEDVTITINSSPSKILGSQYSTLSMLPSFGGVMCAKASMLLQNVPPALLVRFLREHRSEWADYGVDAYAAASLKASPYAIPCARPGSFPSSQVILPLAQTVEHEEFLEVVRLEGHAFSPEDIALSRDMYLLQLCSGVDENAASSCAQLVFAPIDESFGDDAPLLPSGFRVIPLDAKSDGPGATRTLDLASALEVGTGGARSTAEADPKNYNLRSVLTIAFQFTFENHYRENVAAMARQYIRSIVGSVQRVAMAIAPSRLSSQMVPKSLPGSPEAVTLARWIWRSYRLQTGGELLQVDSHSGDAILKQLWHHSDAIMCCSVKANASAVFTFANQAGLDMLETTLVALQDIMLDKILDEAGRKVLLSEFSKIMQQGFAYLPAGVCSSSMGRPISYEQAVAWKVLNDDDSNHCLAFMFMNWSFV from the exons ATGGCTCTTTCTATTCATAGAGATTCAATCAGTGGTGGAAGCAAGCAACAACAGATGGATAATAGCAAGTACGTGAGGTACACACCTGAGCAAGTTGAAGCTCTTGAAAGGGTATATGCAGAATGTCCAAAGCCCAGTTCTTTGAGAAGGCAGCAGCTCATTAGGGAGTGTCCTATTCTTTCTAATATTGAGCCTAAGCAGATCAAAGTCTGGTTTCAGAACAGAAG GTGCCGTgaaaagcaaagaaaggaaGCTTCTCGGCTACAGACTGTAAACAGGAAGCTTTCTGCCATGAACAAGCTGCTGATGGAAGAAAATGACCGCTTACAAAAGCAAGTATCCCAGCTGGTCTACGAGAATGGCTACATGCGTACGCAGATACAAACT GTAAGCACAGCGACCACAGATACAAGCTGTGAGTCTGTGGTCATGACTGGTCAGCAGCAACAACAAAACCCAACTCAACATCCCCAAAGGGATGCAAACAACCCAGCTGG TCTTCTCGCTGTGGCTGAGGAGACCCTGGCAGAGTTCCTTGGAAAGGCTACTGGAACTGCTGTCGACTGGGTCCAGATGATTGGGATGAAG CCTGGTCCGGATTCTATTGGCATTGTTGCAGTTTCCCGCAACTGTAGCGGTGTAGCAGCACGTGCCTGCGGTCTTGTGAGTCTAGAGCCCACGAAG GTCGCTGAAATCCTCAAAGATCGTCCTTCTTGGTTTCGCGATTGCCGTTGCCTTGATGTACTGAGTGTGATCCCTACAGGAAATGGAGGGACTATAGAGCTCATCTATATGCAG ACTTATGCACCAACAACATTGGCGTCGGCTCGTGACTTTTGGACATTGAGATATACTACAAGCTTGGAAGATGGTAGTCTTGTG ATATGTGAGAGGTCTCTGACATCTTCTACCGGTGGCCCAACTGGACCTCCATCTACCTGCTTTGTTAGAGCTGAAATGCTGCCAAGTGGATGCCTAATAAGGCCTTGTGAGGGTGGTGGCTCCATTGTTCACATTGTTGATCACATTGACTTGGAT GTTTGGAGTGTTCCTGAAGTTCTGAGACCCCTTTATGAATCATCCAAAATCCTTGCCCAAAAGATGACTATGGCA GCATTGCGACACATACGCCAAATTGCTCAGGAAACAAGTGGAGAAGTTCACTACAGTGGGGGACGCCAGCCTGCTGTTTTGAGGGCGTTGAGTCAGAGATTGTGCAG GGGATTCAATGATGCTGTTAATGGATTTGTGGATGATGGTTGGTCAATTATGGGAAGTGATGGTGCGGAGGATGTGACTATAACCATAAATTCCTCTCCAAGCAAAATCCTTGGCTCCCAATACAGTACCCTGTCTATGCTTCCAAGTTTTGGTGGGGTCATGTGTGCCAAGGCATCAATGCTCCTTCAG AATGTTCCTCCTGCTTTACTTGTTCGTTTCCTGAGGGAGCATCGATCTGAGTGGGCTGATTATGGGGTTGATGCTTATGCTGCTGCATCTCTTAAAGCTAGTCCATATGCTATTCCTTGTGCAAGGCCTGGTAGCTTTCCCAGTAGCCAAGTCATCTTACCTCTTGCTCAAACTGTGGAGCATGAGGAG TTTCTGGAGGTGGTCCGACTGGAGGGTCATGCATTCTCCCCAGAAGACATAGCTCTGTCACGTGATATGTACTTATTACAG CTTTGCAGTGGGGTTGATGAGAATGCTGCAAGTTCCTGTGCTCAGCTTGTTTTTGCGCCCATAGATGAATCTTTTGGTGATGATGCACCATTGCTGCCATCTGGTTTCCGAGTCATACCATTGGATGCTAAATCA GATGGACCTGGAGCAACTAGAACATTGGATTTGGCTTCTGCACTTGAAGTGGGAACTGGTGGAGCACGTTCAACTGCTGAAGCCGACCCAAAGAATTACAACCTTAGATCGGTTTTAACCATTGCATTCCAGTTTACTTTTGAGAATCACTATCGCGAGAATGTGGCTGCGATGGCACGCCAATACATCCGTAGCATTGTTGGCTCTGTCCAGAGAGTTGCAATGGCTATCGCGCCTTCTCGGTTGAGCTCCCAGATGGTACCAAAGTCGCTACCTGGTTCACCTGAGGCTGTAACTTTGGCACGATGGATCTGGAGGAGCTATAG GTTGCAAACTGGGGGAGAGCTACTTCAGGTGGACTCTCATTCAGGTGATGCCATTCTGAAGCAGCTGTGGCACCATTCTGACGCTATAATGTGCTGTTCTGTCAAAGCAAAC GCATCTGCAGTGTTCACATTTGCAAACCAGGCTGGCCTTGACATGCTTGAAACTACCCTCGTGGCCCTTCAGGATATAATGCTTGATAAGATTCTTGATGAAGCTGGGCGAAAGGTTCTCCTTTCAGAGTTCTCTAAGATAATGCAGCAG GGCTTTGCCTACTTGCCAGCAGGAGTATGTTCATCCAGCATGGGGAGACCTATATCATATGAACAAGCTGTGGCCTGGAAGGTTCTCAATGATGATGATTCCAACCATTGCTTGGCTTTCATGTTTATGAA